A region from the Candidatus Binatia bacterium genome encodes:
- a CDS encoding isocitrate lyase/phosphoenolpyruvate mutase family protein, whose translation MHDLESRRAAFARMHESGCFVIPNPWDVGSARYLRHLGFRALATTSAGFQFTLGRTDTVSGCSLQEVLAHVAAIVTATDLPVNADFQNGYAHEPEAVARNVAACVDTGVAGLSVEDATGEEDRPLYDLTLAVERIRAARAAIDAKGVRVLLTARAESFLVGHPRPLDDAIRRLQAYADAGADVLFAPGPRTREDIAAIVRAVAPKPVNVLMMASVGLTVGDLAELGVRRISVGSALARTAWGAFIRAASEIAEHGSFEGLEGAVPFPELNAVFEAGR comes from the coding sequence ATGCACGACCTCGAGAGCCGCCGCGCCGCATTCGCGCGCATGCACGAGTCCGGCTGCTTCGTGATTCCGAACCCCTGGGACGTCGGCAGCGCGCGCTACCTGCGTCACCTCGGCTTTCGTGCGCTCGCGACCACCAGCGCCGGCTTCCAGTTCACGCTCGGCCGCACCGACACCGTGTCGGGCTGCTCGCTCCAGGAGGTCCTCGCCCACGTCGCCGCCATCGTCACCGCGACCGACCTGCCGGTCAACGCCGACTTCCAAAACGGCTACGCGCACGAGCCCGAAGCCGTGGCGCGCAACGTCGCGGCGTGCGTCGATACCGGCGTCGCCGGTCTCTCGGTCGAGGACGCGACCGGCGAGGAAGATCGACCGCTCTACGATCTCACGCTCGCCGTCGAGCGCATCCGCGCGGCGCGCGCGGCGATCGACGCGAAGGGCGTGCGCGTCCTGCTGACGGCACGCGCCGAGAGCTTTCTCGTCGGACATCCACGGCCGCTGGACGACGCGATCCGGCGCCTGCAAGCGTACGCGGACGCCGGCGCCGACGTCCTGTTCGCACCGGGTCCGCGCACGCGCGAGGACATCGCCGCGATCGTGCGCGCGGTCGCGCCGAAGCCGGTCAACGTCCTCATGATGGCGAGCGTCGGCCTCACCGTCGGCGACCTCGCCGAGCTCGGGGTGCGGCGAATCAGCGTCGGCTCGGCGCTCGCGCGCACGGCGTGGGGCGCGTTCATCCGCGCGGCGAGCGAGATCGCGGAGCACGGGAGCTTCGAGGGGCTCGAGGGAGCGGTGCCGTTTCCCGAACTGAACGCGGTGTTTGAGGCTGGGCGCTGA
- a CDS encoding DUF1801 domain-containing protein — protein MKEAATTGAQSASELVSKRIAELGDWRGATLSRIRALIKEADPDVVEELKWAKATSPGVPVWSHDGIICTGETYKSVVKLTFAKGASLKDPAGLFNASLEGKVRRAIDIREGDPIDEAAFKELVREAVALNRASTSKRSKAATR, from the coding sequence ATGAAGGAAGCGGCGACGACCGGGGCGCAGTCGGCGTCCGAGCTCGTCTCGAAACGCATCGCCGAGCTCGGCGACTGGCGCGGCGCCACGCTCAGCCGGATTCGCGCCCTCATCAAGGAGGCCGACCCGGACGTGGTGGAGGAGCTCAAGTGGGCCAAGGCGACGAGCCCGGGCGTTCCCGTCTGGTCGCACGACGGGATCATCTGCACCGGCGAGACCTACAAGAGCGTCGTCAAGCTCACCTTCGCGAAGGGCGCATCGCTGAAGGATCCAGCCGGTCTCTTCAACGCGAGCCTCGAAGGGAAGGTGCGCCGCGCGATCGACATCCGCGAAGGCGACCCGATCGACGAGGCAGCGTTCAAGGAGCTCGTCCGCGAAGCCGTCGCGCTCAACCGTGCGAGCACGTCGAAGCGCTCGAAGGCCGCGACGCGCTAG
- a CDS encoding TetR/AcrR family transcriptional regulator — protein MGAPRRKTRAEQSAATRARILDATIDCLRELGYARTSTPEIARRARVSRGGQLHQFPTKVELVTSAVEHLLGRRRAELIAAFEKLPEGSDRVTAAIDLLWSLVQSPTFDAWLELVVAARTDDELRPAVASMNERLRDTMEETFRALFPPPQEPNPFYDVAPRFAVALLDGLALHRILVREPARITEVLDALKQVALLVMPQGAPDAQRQPSSSSTQ, from the coding sequence ATGGGGGCGCCGCGGCGAAAGACTCGGGCCGAGCAGAGCGCCGCGACCCGCGCGCGCATCCTCGACGCCACGATCGACTGCCTGCGCGAGCTCGGCTACGCGCGCACCTCGACGCCCGAGATCGCGCGGCGCGCCCGCGTCTCGCGCGGTGGGCAGCTGCACCAGTTCCCGACCAAGGTCGAGCTCGTGACGAGCGCCGTCGAGCACCTGCTGGGACGGCGGCGCGCCGAGCTCATCGCGGCGTTCGAGAAGCTTCCCGAAGGCAGCGATCGCGTGACGGCCGCGATCGACCTGCTGTGGTCGCTCGTGCAGAGCCCGACCTTCGATGCGTGGCTCGAGCTCGTCGTCGCCGCGCGCACCGACGACGAGCTGCGACCGGCGGTGGCGTCGATGAACGAGCGGCTGCGCGACACGATGGAGGAGACCTTCCGCGCGCTCTTTCCGCCGCCGCAGGAGCCGAATCCGTTCTACGACGTCGCGCCGCGCTTCGCGGTCGCGCTGCTCGACGGCCTCGCGCTGCACCGCATCCTGGTGCGCGAGCCGGCGCGCATCACGGAAGTGCTCGACGCCCTCAAGCAGGTGGCCTTGCTGGTCATGCCGCAAGGCGCGCCCGACGCGCAGCGCCAACCCAGCTCGTCAAGCACACAGTGA
- a CDS encoding carboxylesterase/lipase family protein, with the protein MLLRNVVGLVLTCGLALAASAHATRAQSLPSPTVQTMEGPVVGTVTATIATFLGIPYAEPPVGELRWRPPQPRAPWTEPLDATRFGPQCPAPTATNEDCLFLNVYVPTKALRAAQNGGRRYPVMLWIHGGAYFLGSGSQFDPTKMVTQGDVIVVTINYRLGALGFLAHPALSAESPYGGSGNYGIMDQQLALQWVQRNIAAFGGNPRRVTIFGESAGGNSVFTHLVSPTAKGLFQRAISQSGTSEQRLPTLAEAEAMGQAFASAVGCTDQTAECLRAVPVETLVEHQSLLGNPALIGIAATPNVDGHVLPSSIDAALASGKFHRVPVMNGTTRDEMRLYIALYVNREIGPLTPELLPVLTSVFFGPRTPEVLAAYPTSDYPSLDLCYTAFLTDYIFACPAFEADLAMAKRTRVYAYEFADENAFTLGFPPATFPYGASHGFELPYLFDYAGYDPMFTPEQEALSDDMIRAWTNFAKYGEPGGGWRPLRRSGDGWLASLVPPGRVYRPMSEFDAFHKCWFWKDFAGG; encoded by the coding sequence ATGCTTCTCCGCAACGTCGTCGGACTCGTGCTGACGTGTGGCCTCGCGCTGGCGGCGTCGGCGCATGCGACACGAGCGCAATCACTGCCGTCGCCGACCGTCCAGACGATGGAAGGGCCGGTCGTCGGGACGGTGACCGCCACCATCGCGACCTTCCTCGGGATTCCCTACGCCGAGCCGCCCGTCGGCGAGCTGCGCTGGCGACCGCCGCAGCCGCGCGCCCCGTGGACCGAGCCGCTCGACGCGACCAGGTTCGGCCCGCAGTGTCCGGCCCCCACGGCCACGAACGAGGACTGCCTCTTCCTCAACGTCTACGTGCCGACCAAGGCGCTGCGCGCGGCGCAGAACGGCGGCCGTCGCTACCCGGTCATGCTCTGGATCCACGGCGGCGCGTACTTCCTCGGCTCCGGAAGCCAGTTCGATCCGACCAAGATGGTGACGCAGGGCGACGTCATCGTCGTCACCATCAACTACAGACTCGGCGCGCTCGGCTTTCTCGCCCACCCCGCGCTGAGCGCCGAATCTCCGTACGGCGGCTCGGGCAACTACGGGATCATGGACCAGCAGCTCGCGCTTCAGTGGGTGCAGCGCAACATCGCCGCCTTCGGCGGCAACCCGCGGCGGGTGACGATCTTCGGCGAGTCGGCGGGCGGCAACAGCGTCTTCACGCACCTCGTCTCGCCGACCGCGAAGGGGCTCTTCCAGCGCGCGATCAGCCAGAGCGGCACGTCCGAGCAGCGTCTGCCGACGCTCGCCGAGGCGGAAGCCATGGGTCAGGCGTTCGCCAGCGCGGTCGGGTGCACGGACCAGACGGCGGAGTGCCTGCGCGCCGTGCCGGTCGAGACCCTGGTCGAACACCAAAGCCTGCTCGGCAATCCCGCGCTCATCGGGATCGCCGCGACGCCCAACGTCGACGGCCACGTCCTGCCGAGCTCGATCGACGCCGCGCTCGCGAGCGGCAAGTTCCACCGCGTGCCGGTGATGAACGGCACGACGCGCGACGAGATGCGGCTCTACATCGCGCTCTACGTCAATCGAGAAATCGGTCCGCTGACGCCGGAGCTTCTGCCGGTGCTCACCAGCGTGTTCTTCGGCCCGCGCACGCCCGAGGTGCTGGCTGCGTACCCCACGAGCGATTACCCGAGCCTCGACCTCTGCTACACGGCGTTCCTGACGGACTACATCTTTGCGTGTCCCGCGTTCGAAGCCGACCTCGCCATGGCGAAGCGCACGCGGGTCTACGCGTACGAGTTCGCCGACGAGAACGCGTTCACCCTCGGCTTCCCGCCCGCGACCTTCCCCTACGGCGCGTCGCACGGCTTCGAGCTGCCGTACCTCTTCGACTACGCGGGCTACGACCCGATGTTCACGCCGGAGCAGGAAGCGCTTTCCGACGACATGATTCGCGCCTGGACGAACTTCGCGAAGTACGGCGAGCCGGGCGGAGGGTGGCGTCCGCTCAGGCGCTCGGGCGACGGCTGGCTTGCGTCACTCGTGCCGCCCGGGCGCGTGTATCGGCCGATGTCGGAGTTCGACGCGTTTCACAAGTGCTGGTTCTGGAAGGATTTCGCTGGCGGATGA
- a CDS encoding PEP-CTERM sorting domain-containing protein, producing the protein MRLRGPPSIAVVVLAYLALCACDDGSTTRGSLTWTWRYTGVGPDGAPITARGVLRTDRDPDGDGWYAIESIEGQRNGVRITGLYPAGQAIPGNVDPANGAPFAGDNLLRQSGAAHTPQLDENGLQFSLGDGTYSNVFFASFREPPTYLEFHSVPPFPEGVVPPNSELPGTFSAEVRVLGE; encoded by the coding sequence ATGAGGCTGCGCGGCCCGCCGTCCATCGCCGTCGTCGTGCTCGCCTACTTGGCTCTTTGTGCTTGCGACGACGGCTCCACGACGCGGGGCTCGCTGACGTGGACGTGGCGATACACCGGCGTCGGCCCGGACGGCGCCCCGATCACGGCGCGCGGCGTGTTGCGCACGGATCGCGATCCCGACGGCGATGGCTGGTACGCGATCGAGAGCATCGAGGGGCAGCGCAACGGCGTGCGCATCACGGGTCTCTATCCCGCCGGCCAAGCCATCCCCGGCAACGTCGATCCCGCGAACGGCGCTCCGTTTGCCGGCGACAACCTCCTGCGCCAGAGCGGCGCGGCCCACACGCCGCAGCTCGACGAGAACGGGCTGCAGTTCTCGCTCGGCGACGGCACGTACTCGAACGTCTTCTTCGCGTCGTTCCGCGAACCGCCGACGTACCTCGAGTTTCACTCGGTTCCGCCGTTTCCCGAGGGCGTGGTGCCGCCGAACAGCGAGCTGCCGGGGACGTTCTCGGCGGAGGTGCGCGTCCTCGGGGAGTGA
- a CDS encoding AraC family transcriptional regulator ligand-binding domain-containing protein: MRKDLTLAGAWTQYVLRGLDACGLDVRAICQRCGLAYAELDDPDARVPRDAAGLVWREAARVSRDPLLGLHAAMRMPIGLNNLLVHLVMVSPTLLDGFERAARYQRTLTHANVLSVRPLGDGVALVLTRVDGDLPVTRHEIEFQAGLLARFGAFVLGDAWRLDAVRFEHAAPTCGRAAHEEAFGCRVEFAARDNALVVPYDVITLPSPHHSPGMMRTLEADVAALAERLGTPSMTAEVRARLRDGRRCRTCDIATIASELHVSVRTLQRRLGEEGARFSDVLDSVRRDVALELLAEGATLERTAHAVGLSGARALIRATKRWTGQAPGAVRGEHPAEDPGG; the protein is encoded by the coding sequence ATGCGCAAGGATCTGACCCTCGCCGGAGCATGGACGCAGTACGTGCTCCGCGGGCTCGATGCGTGCGGGCTCGACGTGCGCGCGATCTGCCAGCGCTGCGGCCTCGCCTACGCGGAGCTCGACGATCCCGACGCGCGGGTGCCGCGCGACGCCGCGGGGCTCGTCTGGCGCGAGGCGGCGCGCGTGTCGCGCGACCCGCTGCTCGGGCTGCACGCCGCGATGCGCATGCCGATCGGGCTCAACAACCTGCTCGTGCACCTCGTGATGGTGAGCCCGACGCTGCTCGACGGCTTCGAGCGCGCGGCGCGCTACCAGCGCACGCTGACGCACGCCAACGTCCTCTCGGTCAGGCCTCTGGGCGACGGCGTCGCGCTCGTGCTGACGCGCGTCGACGGCGACCTGCCGGTCACGCGCCACGAGATCGAGTTCCAGGCGGGGCTGCTCGCGCGCTTCGGCGCGTTCGTGCTCGGCGACGCCTGGCGCCTCGACGCGGTCCGCTTCGAGCACGCCGCGCCGACGTGCGGGCGCGCGGCGCACGAGGAGGCATTCGGGTGCCGCGTCGAGTTCGCCGCGCGCGACAACGCGCTGGTGGTGCCGTACGACGTGATCACGCTGCCGTCGCCGCACCACAGCCCGGGCATGATGCGGACGCTCGAGGCCGACGTCGCGGCGCTCGCGGAGCGGCTCGGCACGCCGTCGATGACGGCGGAGGTGCGCGCTCGCCTGCGCGACGGGCGCCGCTGCCGCACGTGCGACATCGCGACCATCGCGAGCGAGCTGCACGTCAGCGTGCGCACCCTGCAGCGGCGGCTCGGCGAGGAGGGCGCGCGCTTCAGCGACGTGCTCGACTCGGTGCGTCGCGACGTGGCGCTCGAGCTGCTCGCCGAGGGGGCGACGCTCGAGCGCACGGCGCACGCGGTCGGCCTGTCGGGCGCGCGCGCCTTGATCCGCGCGACCAAGCGCTGGACCGGGCAGGCGCCCGGCGCGGTGCGCGGCGAGCATCCGGCTGAAGATCCCGGAGGGTAG
- a CDS encoding phytanoyl-CoA dioxygenase family protein, with the protein MILRLGSQEIDSADPRVALELRDASALLGDARALRERLEEDGYLLLRGFHPREEVLRARRAIVDHLAAAGALAPGTPPEEAVAAASVAPPNMKGRREITHHPAVQPILEGPRLMALFAELFDGPARSFDYKWLRATPPGEFTGVHVDAVYMGRGSQRLLTCWTPFGEVGPELGAITLCVGSHRSPELARVRETYGRSDNERDGYGGWLTTEPLELSERFGARWATTTFAPGDVLIFGMQLLHASFVNVTDRHRLSCDVRFQPAAEPIDERWVGDAALAPKSDPGPRAATPEMRAAWGI; encoded by the coding sequence ATGATCCTCCGCCTCGGCTCGCAGGAGATCGATTCCGCGGATCCCCGCGTCGCGCTCGAGCTGCGCGACGCGAGCGCGCTGCTCGGCGACGCGCGCGCGCTGCGCGAGCGTCTCGAGGAGGACGGCTACCTCCTGCTGCGCGGCTTCCACCCGCGCGAGGAGGTGCTGCGAGCGCGCAGGGCGATCGTCGATCACCTCGCCGCGGCGGGCGCTCTCGCGCCCGGCACGCCGCCGGAGGAGGCGGTCGCCGCCGCGTCGGTCGCGCCGCCCAACATGAAGGGCCGGCGCGAGATCACGCACCATCCCGCGGTGCAGCCGATCCTCGAAGGACCGCGCTTGATGGCGCTCTTCGCGGAGCTGTTCGACGGACCCGCGCGCTCGTTCGACTACAAGTGGCTGCGTGCGACGCCGCCCGGCGAGTTCACCGGCGTGCACGTCGACGCCGTGTACATGGGCCGCGGCTCGCAGCGTCTGCTGACCTGCTGGACGCCGTTCGGCGAGGTCGGGCCGGAGCTCGGCGCGATCACGCTCTGCGTCGGCTCGCACCGCTCACCGGAGCTCGCGCGCGTCCGCGAGACGTACGGGCGCTCCGACAACGAGCGCGACGGCTACGGCGGCTGGCTGACGACCGAGCCGCTCGAGCTCTCGGAGCGCTTCGGCGCGCGCTGGGCGACCACGACCTTCGCGCCCGGCGACGTGCTGATCTTCGGCATGCAGCTGCTGCACGCCTCGTTCGTCAACGTCACCGACCGCCACCGTCTGAGCTGCGACGTCCGCTTCCAGCCGGCCGCCGAGCCGATCGACGAGCGCTGGGTCGGCGACGCCGCGCTGGCGCCGAAGAGCGACCCCGGGCCGCGCGCGGCGACGCCCGAGATGCGCGCGGCGTGGGGGATCTAG
- a CDS encoding sodium:solute symporter family protein yields the protein MSIDTPTNFAALDAAIVVVYLVATTLAGVLANRRVGGIAAYVVGGRAAGTSLNAASYVGTGLGLVTLMYASIDAFSYGFSYVTLALVSFLVSLFLGVTGFVIGPLRRLELLTISEFFERRFDRRTRIIGGFIGALAGILNMGLFPKMGATFVTFLTGASLTAPSAETIVNLVMSLLIVVVVAYTVLGGMISVLVTDYLQFVVLTLGLLVGVVACLWHPQLGWERIVHAMAAERGARMFNPVAEDGYGWIWVVFNTVVFAAAAVCWAPEASRSLTARSERVARLTFLLAAPGQFMRLAVPSLFAVAMFCLVAQAPDLQAHFFPNGLAGDAANAEQAMPFFLSRVVPSGALGLVAAGALAAFMSTHDSYLLCWASVLTRDVYVPLARKKVDQATQIRLTRLGVVAIGVFLLVWGVWYELPESVWTYMAVTGTIYMSGATVVLIGGLYWSRASSAGALAALLGGLVAVVGLFRDALGRWTGVDVPGEVIGLASYVFCAILFVVFSLAMPDRERATGRER from the coding sequence GTGAGCATCGACACCCCCACCAACTTCGCCGCCCTCGACGCCGCGATCGTCGTCGTCTACCTCGTCGCCACGACGCTCGCGGGCGTGCTCGCCAACCGGCGCGTGGGCGGGATCGCCGCCTACGTCGTCGGCGGCCGCGCCGCGGGGACCTCGCTCAACGCCGCGAGCTACGTCGGCACCGGGCTCGGCCTCGTGACCCTGATGTACGCGTCGATCGACGCGTTCTCCTACGGCTTCTCCTACGTCACGCTGGCGCTGGTCAGCTTCCTGGTGAGCCTGTTCCTCGGCGTGACGGGCTTCGTGATCGGGCCGCTGCGGCGCCTCGAGCTGCTGACGATCTCGGAGTTCTTCGAGCGCCGCTTCGACCGCCGCACGCGCATCATCGGCGGCTTCATCGGCGCGCTCGCCGGCATCCTCAACATGGGTCTGTTTCCGAAGATGGGCGCGACCTTCGTGACGTTCTTGACCGGCGCGTCGCTCACCGCGCCGAGCGCCGAGACGATCGTCAACCTCGTCATGTCGCTGCTGATCGTCGTCGTGGTCGCGTACACCGTGCTCGGCGGCATGATCTCCGTGCTGGTGACGGACTACCTGCAGTTCGTCGTGCTGACGCTCGGGCTCCTCGTCGGCGTCGTCGCGTGTCTCTGGCACCCGCAGCTCGGCTGGGAGCGGATCGTGCACGCCATGGCCGCGGAGCGCGGCGCGCGGATGTTCAATCCGGTCGCCGAGGACGGCTACGGCTGGATCTGGGTCGTGTTCAACACCGTCGTGTTCGCGGCGGCGGCGGTGTGCTGGGCGCCCGAAGCCTCGCGCTCGTTGACCGCGCGCAGCGAGCGCGTCGCGCGCTTGACGTTCCTGCTCGCGGCGCCCGGCCAGTTCATGCGGCTCGCCGTGCCGTCCCTGTTCGCGGTCGCGATGTTCTGTCTCGTCGCGCAGGCGCCGGACCTGCAGGCGCACTTCTTCCCGAACGGCCTCGCGGGCGACGCGGCGAACGCGGAGCAGGCGATGCCGTTCTTCCTGAGCCGCGTCGTGCCGAGCGGCGCGCTCGGTCTGGTCGCGGCGGGCGCGCTCGCCGCGTTCATGTCGACGCACGACAGCTACCTGCTCTGCTGGGCGTCGGTGCTGACGCGCGACGTCTACGTGCCGCTCGCACGCAAGAAGGTCGACCAAGCGACGCAGATCCGGCTGACGCGCCTCGGCGTGGTCGCGATCGGCGTGTTCTTGCTGGTGTGGGGCGTGTGGTACGAGCTGCCGGAGAGCGTCTGGACCTACATGGCCGTCACCGGAACGATCTACATGAGCGGCGCCACCGTGGTGCTGATCGGCGGGCTCTACTGGTCGCGCGCGTCGTCGGCGGGCGCGCTCGCGGCGCTGCTCGGCGGACTCGTCGCGGTGGTCGGGCTGTTCCGCGACGCGCTCGGCCGCTGGACCGGCGTCGACGTTCCCGGCGAGGTGATCGGGCTCGCGTCGTACGTGTTCTGCGCGATCCTCTTCGTCGTCTTCTCGCTCGCGATGCCCGACCGCGAGCGTGCTACGGGTCGGGAGCGATGA
- a CDS encoding efflux RND transporter periplasmic adaptor subunit: protein MKHLSSKTARSLRTVVVVSALAALAAGCNDRAGSANRGGPPPVAVEMITVGRSSISETVDLVGQLEAEETVVLKPETQGVIASVEFQEGQRVERGALLFKLRDEEQRARLAEAQASLALAEEEYRRAQSLTKQRTLSQAELDTAVSRLEAARARRDLAQVELDRTEIRAPFDGVLGARRVSPGDRVDTDTELVRIDALSRLRLVFTVPEIGVPLAKVGLPVQISVAAYPGERFPGEVYFVAPSLDPANRRLLMKAFVPNDDLRLRPGFFANIHLELAQHEDAIVVPESAIAYDARGSFVWRVDDENVAHRVPVELGIRSEGRVEVTAGLAPGDRIVSAGTHKVAEGAPVRRAESVIATGATPSDSGRTP from the coding sequence GTGAAACACCTCTCCTCGAAGACGGCGCGCAGCCTTCGGACGGTGGTCGTGGTCAGCGCGCTCGCCGCGCTCGCGGCCGGGTGCAACGACCGCGCCGGCTCGGCCAACCGCGGCGGACCGCCGCCCGTCGCGGTCGAGATGATCACCGTCGGGCGCAGCTCGATCAGCGAGACCGTCGACCTCGTCGGTCAGCTCGAGGCCGAGGAGACGGTCGTCCTCAAGCCCGAGACGCAGGGCGTGATCGCGAGCGTCGAGTTCCAGGAGGGTCAGCGCGTCGAGCGCGGCGCCCTGCTCTTCAAGCTGCGCGACGAGGAGCAGCGCGCGCGGCTCGCCGAGGCCCAGGCCTCGCTGGCGCTCGCCGAGGAGGAGTACCGGCGCGCGCAGTCGCTCACCAAGCAGCGCACGCTTTCGCAGGCGGAGCTCGACACCGCGGTCTCGCGGCTCGAGGCGGCGCGCGCGCGGCGCGACCTCGCGCAGGTCGAGCTCGACCGCACCGAGATCCGCGCGCCGTTCGACGGCGTGCTCGGCGCGCGTCGCGTGTCGCCCGGCGACCGCGTCGACACCGACACCGAGCTCGTCCGCATCGACGCGCTCTCGCGGCTGCGGCTCGTCTTCACCGTGCCGGAGATCGGCGTGCCGCTCGCCAAGGTCGGCCTGCCGGTCCAGATCTCCGTCGCCGCCTATCCCGGCGAGCGCTTCCCCGGCGAGGTGTACTTCGTCGCGCCGTCGCTCGACCCCGCGAACCGCCGCCTGCTGATGAAGGCGTTCGTGCCGAACGACGACCTCCGTCTGCGTCCCGGCTTCTTCGCCAACATCCACCTCGAGCTCGCGCAGCACGAGGACGCGATCGTCGTTCCGGAGAGCGCGATCGCCTACGACGCGCGCGGCAGCTTCGTCTGGCGCGTCGACGACGAGAACGTCGCGCACCGCGTGCCGGTCGAGCTCGGCATCCGCAGCGAGGGACGCGTCGAGGTGACGGCCGGCCTCGCGCCGGGCGACCGCATCGTCTCCGCCGGCACGCACAAGGTCGCCGAGGGCGCCCCCGTGCGACGCGCCGAGTCCGTCATCGCGACCGGCGCCACGCCCTCCGACAGCGGACGAACGCCCTAG